A region of the Romboutsia hominis genome:
GTATACCTTTTTCTATTTCTTCTTTAACTTTTCCCATTTCTTCAGGAGGTAATTTTTCTATAGTTATACCAGTAGCTGCGTATATTAAAGATATTATAGGATTTATTAAGTTTAAAAATGCAAATGGTAAATAAGCAAATGGGTGAATTCCTAAAGTTACCCACATATAAGCCCCACATGTATTCCATGGGATAAGTGGTGATGTTAGTGTTCCACTATCTTCTAGTGCCCTTGATAAATTTTTTGGATGATATCCTCTTTTTCTAAATTCATTTTTATACATTCTTCCTGGTAAAACTATTGATAGATATTGGTCTCCAGTCGCTAAATTTACTCCTATACAAGATACTATAGTAGCTAAAACTAATCCAAAAGAACCTTTTGCAAATCTCAAAAGTGCACTTGATAGTGCCTCTAGCATTCCCGTTTTTTCAAGTAATCCTCCTAAACTAAGTGCACATAATATAAGTGAAACTGTCCACATCATAGAATCAAGACCACCACGACTTAATAGTGCATCAACATCAGCTACTCCTGTTTCTGATACATATCCATAATGAGCAGCTCCTACTATATCAGTTAAATTAGATCCTTGACAGAAATATGCAAATATTCCACCTAGTAGTGTTCCTATTAATAATCCTGGTATCGCTGGTACTTTACATATGACAAGTATTATTACTAAAATAGGTGGGATAAATAGTATCGGTGATAAAGTATTATATGAATCACTAAGTGTACTTCTTATAAGTTCAATATTTGCCATATCAAGTTCTTTGCCTGCATATTTCATACCTATTATTCCATAAAGTATAAGTGCTATTATAAGTGCTGGTCCAGTAGTGTATATCATATGTTTTATATGTTCAAATAGCTCTGATCCTGCCATTGCTGGTGCTAAGTTTGTAGTATCCGAAAGTGGTGACATTTTATCTCCAAAGTATGCCCCAGATATTATAGCTCCTGCTACAAGTGGAGCTGGCATTCCAAGGCCTTGCCCGATACCAATAAGTGCAATACCAACAGTTCCTGCTGTAGTCCAAGATGATCCAGTAGCAAGTGATACTATTGCACATATTATTGTAGTTGCTGGTAGGAATATTGCTGGTGATAATATTTCAAGCCCCCAATAAATCATTGATGGTACTGTTCCACTTAGTATCCATGTTCCTATAAGTGTACCTACTATCATAAGTATAAGTATCGCCTGCATTGCCATCTTTATAGTTTCAAGTATTGTTACTTCTAACTCTTTCCAGCTAAACCCTAGCCTAAATATTCCAACACAACCTACCACAAGTGAACCTATTATAAGTGGTATATGTGGATCCGCATCGAGTTTTATCAGTGAATATGCTAATACTATAACTAAAAGTATTAATGGTATTATAGATTCTATAAGAGTTGCCTTTCTCTGGGTTTTTGGTTTTGCTTTCAAAATATTCCCCCCTTATTTTTATATTTTATTAATCTATATTAAATTTTCTGAAAATTATACCAATTCTTTAGTTATTTTTAATATATTCATGTATAATAAACTCTATAAATTCTATATTTATAACTTTTATAATATTTAACTTAATAATTCATATCTTTATCTATTTCCTTTGTTTATCTTTAGGAACTACACAAGTTCCAGTAGCTTTACATACAACTATAGGTCTTAGTAATACCTCTCCTGCTGAATCGCTTATATCTGATGCTGATTGTATAACCTTTCTCGCTTCAAAATTCATTTTTCTAGATGTGGTTCCAAAAGATATTAATTCTCCACTAACCTCAATATAGTCTCCTGCATATACAGGTGCTAAAAACTCTATATTGTCATAAGATCTAAATAAGCCTTCATCTCCATCATGCTTTATAAGTATTTCTGTGGCCGCATCTTTAAATAATTTAAGTATCTTTGAACTATCTACTACATTTTTGCCATAGTTAGCATCATTTTTCCCTATCCTAACTCTTATTAAAGACTTCATTTACTTGTCCCCTTCCTTAATTTAATTTTTAACCTTTACTAAATACTATGAAATAGACTTAGATATATATTACATAAACAACTATATATTAATTTGTAAAAAATACTACTTTTGTAACATGTAAAAAAGCACTAAAAATCATAATTATAATTTTTAGTGCTTTTTTACATGTTGATTAACTTATTATTAGTGTCTTATTTTTTATATTCATTATCAGTTTTAGTTTCTTTTTCTGTAGAAATCATTTGCACATAAACTTTAACTCCATCTTCTTTAGTTCTAGCTTTAAACCAGTTTTCTATAGTAGGTATACTTTTACTTAAGGTTTCATCATTTGTATATAGTATAAGTACCGGTACTTCTTTTGAACTATTAGTATCACTAGTTACATATCCTAAATATACTTCTTTTATCTGAGGATAAATAACTTTTATTTCTTTTGATATTTCTTGCACATTTGTATCTTCTTTTATATCACCTGTCTTATTAGATACATTATTATCCTTTATAAATATATTACTTTGATTTTTTATATCAGATATATACTTTTCTATATCAGATATGCTTCCTTCATCTTGCTTTATTATTAAATCCATATCTTTAAATCCATAATTATGTAAATTATTTTCTAAAATTTTAAATTCATTTCTTGATATTTTTTCTCCAATTAATGCTAAAGTTATAGTGTTATTTTTTGTATTTATGTTTTTTTCTATTACATATTGATCTTTTAATTCTGTATTAATAAAAGCATCTAAATTACTTTCATCTATTGTTTCTTGTATCATATTAAGTGCAGAAAATACGCTAGGTATCATAACTATTACAGCTGTAATTAATATAATTCTTTTTACCTTATGTTGTTTTTCATCATCTAAATTAGTTCTAGCTGGTAAATTTAATGCTTTTGTAACTATAAAAGTTGACGTTATTATAAAAAAGCAATTAATAAAAAATAAATATCCTGCACCAAGAAATATATGATAATTTTTAGTAGCAAGTCCATATCCTGCTGTACAAAGTGGTGGCATAAGTGCAGTAGCTATAGCAACTCCCGGTATTACGTTACTAATTTTATTACGAGTTAGTCCAACCATTCCTGCTATACCACCAACAAAAGCTATTATAACGTCCCATATAGTTGGACTAGTCCTTGCTAATATTTCACTACCTGCTGTTGTTATTGGTGTTATTGAAAAATAAAATGTAGATGTTATTATACTTATAAAAACTGATATTGTTAGTATTTTAAAAGCTTCTTTTAATAACTTTAAATTATAAGTACCTACACCATAGCCTATACCTATAATAGAACCCATAAGTGGTGATATAAGCATAGCACCTATTATTACTGCAGTAGAGTTCATATTAAGTCCAACAGATGCTATTATTATTGCACATATTAGTATTATAAAGTTTGCACCGTGTACATTCATTCCTTCTAATATGTTTTCATGTATCTCCTCATTGGTGGCTTGGTTTCTAGTAAATTCATATATAAAATTTTCTTTACTAAATTTCATAAATTTCCTCCTGAGCTATATAATGTCCTATTTAATATATTTAAATTTACTATATTATGGTACAATTTGCAAGTAATTAGATTTCTAATCTATATTATATATATTATTTATAATTTTATTGCCTTCGTAGCTATATAAGTATCTATATATTTTCCTAATATATCATCTTCTATCTTATCTTCATAAAATCCACCTATTACAAAACCTGCTTCAATTTGACCTCCTATTTGACTATAAAGTGTATGCCCAAACTCTAAAGGTTCTTTATTTTTTATAAATTCTTCTAGTTTTTCTTTTGGCAGTTGCTTTATATCTGAATAAGGTATAGTGTTTGCTACTGCTAAATTACCTTTTTCCCATTCATATAAATCGAATATATATACTATAGGATTTGTAAATCCAGCTATTAGCACACCACCCTTTGTAAGTACTCTGTAGCACTCTTTCCAAGTCTTTTCTATATTATCTATAAATGTGTTTGATACTGGATGAAATATAAAATCAAAGCTTTCATCCTCAAATCTTGATAAATCTCTCATATCACCTTGTTCTAAATCTATTTTAAGATTATCTCTTTTACTTACAAGCTCATCTTTTAATAGCTGTTCTTTGCTATTATCAAATACGGTTACATTTGACCCTAGTGCAGAAAAAATTGGTCCTTGTTGTCCTCCACCACATGCTAGGCAAAGTACCTTTTTATCCTTTATGTTCCCTATCCACTCTTTAGGTACTAATTTTGTTGGTGTTAATAATAGTTTATATTCTCCATTTCTTGCTTTATCTACATCTTCACTACTTACAGGCATTGTCCACTTATTTCCTTTTTTAACCTCATTATCCCAAGCATTACTATTATATTTTAATATATCCATATATCTCC
Encoded here:
- a CDS encoding DUF389 domain-containing protein, which translates into the protein MKFSKENFIYEFTRNQATNEEIHENILEGMNVHGANFIILICAIIIASVGLNMNSTAVIIGAMLISPLMGSIIGIGYGVGTYNLKLLKEAFKILTISVFISIITSTFYFSITPITTAGSEILARTSPTIWDVIIAFVGGIAGMVGLTRNKISNVIPGVAIATALMPPLCTAGYGLATKNYHIFLGAGYLFFINCFFIITSTFIVTKALNLPARTNLDDEKQHKVKRIILITAVIVMIPSVFSALNMIQETIDESNLDAFINTELKDQYVIEKNINTKNNTITLALIGEKISRNEFKILENNLHNYGFKDMDLIIKQDEGSISDIEKYISDIKNQSNIFIKDNNVSNKTGDIKEDTNVQEISKEIKVIYPQIKEVYLGYVTSDTNSSKEVPVLILYTNDETLSKSIPTIENWFKARTKEDGVKVYVQMISTEKETKTDNEYKK
- a CDS encoding hotdog domain-containing protein codes for the protein MKSLIRVRIGKNDANYGKNVVDSSKILKLFKDAATEILIKHDGDEGLFRSYDNIEFLAPVYAGDYIEVSGELISFGTTSRKMNFEARKVIQSASDISDSAGEVLLRPIVVCKATGTCVVPKDKQRK
- a CDS encoding class I SAM-dependent methyltransferase, whose translation is MDILKYNSNAWDNEVKKGNKWTMPVSSEDVDKARNGEYKLLLTPTKLVPKEWIGNIKDKKVLCLACGGGQQGPIFSALGSNVTVFDNSKEQLLKDELVSKRDNLKIDLEQGDMRDLSRFEDESFDFIFHPVSNTFIDNIEKTWKECYRVLTKGGVLIAGFTNPIVYIFDLYEWEKGNLAVANTIPYSDIKQLPKEKLEEFIKNKEPLEFGHTLYSQIGGQIEAGFVIGGFYEDKIEDDILGKYIDTYIATKAIKL
- the nhaC gene encoding Na+/H+ antiporter NhaC, producing MKAKPKTQRKATLIESIIPLILLVIVLAYSLIKLDADPHIPLIIGSLVVGCVGIFRLGFSWKELEVTILETIKMAMQAILILMIVGTLIGTWILSGTVPSMIYWGLEILSPAIFLPATTIICAIVSLATGSSWTTAGTVGIALIGIGQGLGMPAPLVAGAIISGAYFGDKMSPLSDTTNLAPAMAGSELFEHIKHMIYTTGPALIIALILYGIIGMKYAGKELDMANIELIRSTLSDSYNTLSPILFIPPILVIILVICKVPAIPGLLIGTLLGGIFAYFCQGSNLTDIVGAAHYGYVSETGVADVDALLSRGGLDSMMWTVSLILCALSLGGLLEKTGMLEALSSALLRFAKGSFGLVLATIVSCIGVNLATGDQYLSIVLPGRMYKNEFRKRGYHPKNLSRALEDSGTLTSPLIPWNTCGAYMWVTLGIHPFAYLPFAFLNLINPIISLIYAATGITIEKLPPEEMGKVKEEIEKGIL